A single region of the Malaclemys terrapin pileata isolate rMalTer1 chromosome 2, rMalTer1.hap1, whole genome shotgun sequence genome encodes:
- the LOC128832088 gene encoding low molecular weight neuronal intermediate filament-like, with the protein MSYTSDPLYPPSSYKKIFGETSRLSSRVYSSPAPPRAAGYRAHHARDSYPSSYRKLAGPSSANHLELLSQSSAVSNELKIVRTNEKEQLQGLNDRFVTYIEKVHQLEQHNRLLEAEVSLLRQRQAEPSRLQQLYEQEIRELRSKVEELRHERDEAQLESQQLAQGLQRLREQCQEEARRREEAELALREYRKDVDHATLARLELEKKVESLLDEIAFLRKVHEEEVAELQASLQDAQVSVEVDVSKPDLTAALKEIRMQYEVLSARNQQSAEEWYKSKFANFTEEAARSSDSIRQAKEEITEYRRQLQARNIEVEALRNANESLERQLQEAEERSNGEIHNLQETINQLENALRTTKGEMARHLREYQDLLNVKMALDIEIAAYRKLLEGEETRLSTVSSGNTFGLGYTFSSSPFSGAKAFSASTVTVRREEKRDLQESIKDPRLSEEPKPAEEDQPREEKVEAVPAKN; encoded by the exons ATGAGCTACACCAGCGACCCGctctacccaccctcctcctatAAGAAGATCTTCGGGGAAACTTCTCGCCTCTCCAGCAGGGTCTACAGCAGCCCGGCACCTCCCCGGGCTGCCGGCTACCGCGCCCACCATGCCAGGGACTCCTATCCTTCCTCCTATCGCAAGCTGGCCGGGCCCAGCTCCGCGAACCACCTGGAGCTGCTCTCCCAGTCCAGCGCGGTGAGCAACGAGCTGAAAATCGTGCGCACCAACGAGAAGGAGCAGCTGCAAGGGCTCAACGACCGCTTCGTGACCTACATCGAGAAGGTGCACCAGCTGGAGCAGCACAACCGGCTGCTGGAGGCCGAGGTCTCCCTGCTGCGCCAGCGCCAGGCGGAGCCCTCCCGCCTGCAGCAGCTCTACGAGCAGGAGATCCGCGAGCTGCGCTCCAAGGTGGAGGAGCTGCGCCACGAGCGGGACGAGGCGCAGCTGGAGAGCCAGCAGCTGGCGCAGGGGCTGCAGCGCCTGCGGGAGcagtgccaggaggaggcgcGCCGGCGGGAGGAAGCCGAGCTGGCCCTGCGCGAGTACAGGAAGGACGTGGACCACGCCACCCTGGCCCGGCTGGAGCTGGAGAAGAAGGTGGAGTCGCTGCTGGACGAGATCGCCTTCCTCCGGAAGGTGCACGAGGAGGAGGTGGCGGAGCTGCAAGCCTCGCTGCAGGATGCGCAG GTCTCAGTGGAGGTGGACGTGAGCAAGCCTGACCTCACGGCCGCTTTGAAGGAGATCCGCATGCAGTACGAGGTCCTTTCCGCCCGGAACCAGCAGTCCGCCGAAGAGTGGTACAAATCCAAATTTGCCAACTTCACCGAGGAGGCGGCTCGCAGCAGTGACAGCATCCGCCAGGCCAAGGAGGAGATCACGGAGTACCGGCGCCAGCTGCAGGCCCGCAACATCGAGGTCGAGGCTCTGAGGAATGCCAACGAGTCCCTGGAGAggcagctgcaggaagcggaGGAGAGGAGCAATGGGGAGATCCATAATCTgcag GAGACTATTAACCAGCTTGAAAATGCTCTAAGGACGACCAAGGGAGAGATGGCTCGTCACCTCCGAGAGTACCAAGACCTGCTGAATGTGAAGATGGCCCTGGATATTGAAATAGCTGCATACAG gaaattACTGGAAGGGGAGGAAACGCGGCTAAGCACCGTCAGCAGCGGGAACACCTTCGGCCTTGGCTACACGTTCTCATCTAGCCCTTTCTCCGGCGCAAAAGCCTTCTCCGCCAGCACGGTCACTGttaggagggaggagaagcgagaCCTGCAGGAAAGCATCAAGGACCCCAGACTTTCAGAGGAGCCGAAGCCTGCCGAAGAAGATCAGCCCAGAGAAGAAAAGGTCGAAGCCGTCCCAGCCAAGAACTAA